One stretch of Halobacillus litoralis DNA includes these proteins:
- a CDS encoding response regulator transcription factor — MKILIMDNDESLRYMLTEFCKHAGWESDTAMNGREGVDMFLKGTYDVILVDYHMPEMDGLQTVREIRKHNSVVPILVLTVDERQEVADRLLEEGATDFALKPVKAPDLISRIKLHAQIANMKNKQEDNDDVFTAKGISKGTLSSISNYLQKNREAYPVDVISKDIGLAYPTVYRYLMHLLEEGKVKQVVSHQKIGRPKKLYKWYAH; from the coding sequence ATGAAAATACTGATCATGGATAATGACGAATCCTTACGTTACATGCTTACAGAGTTTTGTAAACATGCCGGGTGGGAATCAGACACAGCAATGAATGGACGCGAAGGTGTCGATATGTTTTTAAAAGGAACGTATGACGTCATACTTGTCGATTATCATATGCCGGAAATGGATGGCCTTCAAACCGTCAGGGAAATTCGAAAACACAATTCCGTCGTCCCTATTCTCGTGCTGACGGTAGATGAACGACAAGAAGTGGCTGATCGTTTACTGGAAGAAGGCGCCACCGACTTTGCCTTAAAACCAGTAAAAGCTCCTGATCTAATTTCGAGAATCAAGCTACATGCACAAATTGCTAATATGAAAAACAAGCAGGAAGATAATGATGATGTATTTACCGCCAAAGGAATCAGCAAAGGAACTTTAAGTTCCATTTCAAACTACTTGCAGAAAAATCGTGAGGCCTATCCTGTGGACGTCATCTCAAAGGACATCGGCCTTGCCTACCCGACCGTATACCGGTACCTCATGCATTTGCTAGAGGAAGGCAAAGTCAAGCAAGTGGTCAGCCATCAGAAAATCGGACGACCGAAAAAGCTTTACAAGTGGTATGCCCATTAA
- a CDS encoding Bax inhibitor-1/YccA family protein, whose product MRSGNPVLKDDTFQRSATSGKTMTLGGTTAKIALLFIFLVGTAAYTWYQYSLGVDVTLMMVIGAIGGLIFALITAFFPKAAPVTAPIYAALEGFFIGGISAFVEGAYSGIVIQAVSLTLAVMGALLILYATRVIKVTRNFRLMVVSATLGIFLVYLVNFILNFFGMTVPYLHSSGPIGIGISLFIVAIAALNLVLDFDFIEKGVNRGAPKHMEWYGAFGLIVTLVWLYIEILRLLQKLRR is encoded by the coding sequence ATGAGATCGGGAAATCCCGTTTTAAAAGACGATACATTTCAGCGTTCTGCAACATCAGGTAAGACGATGACCTTGGGCGGTACGACAGCAAAAATAGCCCTCCTGTTTATATTTTTGGTAGGTACAGCGGCGTACACATGGTACCAGTACTCACTTGGAGTCGATGTAACACTCATGATGGTCATTGGTGCCATTGGAGGGCTTATTTTCGCTTTGATTACTGCCTTCTTCCCTAAAGCTGCGCCCGTCACTGCCCCTATATACGCAGCCCTTGAAGGCTTTTTTATCGGCGGTATTTCCGCCTTTGTCGAGGGAGCTTATTCCGGAATTGTCATTCAAGCAGTCAGCTTAACACTAGCCGTGATGGGAGCTTTATTGATTCTTTATGCAACAAGAGTCATAAAGGTCACCAGAAACTTTCGGCTGATGGTCGTTTCCGCCACGTTAGGTATTTTTCTCGTTTATCTAGTCAATTTCATCCTGAACTTTTTCGGCATGACCGTCCCCTATCTTCATTCCAGCGGCCCTATTGGGATCGGCATCAGCCTCTTCATTGTGGCCATCGCTGCTTTGAATCTCGTTCTTGATTTTGATTTTATTGAAAAAGGCGTCAACCGGGGTGCGCCCAAGCACATGGAATGGTACGGAGCGTTCGGCTTAATCGTAACCCTTGTCTGGTTATACATTGAAATTCTCCGCCTTCTTCAAAAACTTAGACGCTGA